Genomic DNA from Xiphophorus couchianus chromosome 12, X_couchianus-1.0, whole genome shotgun sequence:
TTGTCATTAATacacatttataaaatgtgtattAACTCCCCTCAAGGGAGTGATGGCATCATTTTGTGTAGAAGAAACTCCCATGAAAGAACGTTAAGACAGGGAAACCATTAGTCAGGTTATCCAGgtgagattaaaataaatctttttggCCTACATTCAAACCATCATGTGAGGAGGAAAAATAACAGCAGACCAGCCTGAATAAACCGTCAGCATCGTCACGGCGTGTGGTGACAGCGTCATGCTGGGGGTCCCTTTCTTCAACAAGGAAATGAAAGCTGAAGCTAAAGAAGGAGCAATCGTAGATGAAAACGTGGTGGAAGCTGCAGCGGAGTTGAGATTGGAGCGGTGGTTCACCTATCAACATGGCAACGACCCAAAACATACAACCAGAACTACAACAGAGTGGCTGACTAAGAGTATTCATGGGTTACaatggtccagttaaagtccagttCACAACCAGTCATGTACAGACACttaacaaaagaagaagatttCCTCACCAAATGTAAGTTCAACATTAGAGATTGCTGCAAAGTTAGCTCGATGCTATAAATCTGCTGCCATCACCTGCTGGTTCAGGAGTGATTGCTGCAAATTCAGTCATTCAACAAAACAATCAGCTGCATTTCATTAgctagaaaacattttaccaactatcataataaactaaaatcacCTGCATTGTTTTATATCTAGGATCAAATTAGAAAGAATGTAATATTAACATTATTAGATTGAGTGAACTGTGTGTTTGTCTTGTAAGAGTGCATTGAGATGCCCATTGTTGTAAATctacataaataaaccaaaactcaACTGAAACCTAAAGCAAACTATATAATCTTCTAACCACCTCAAATATATACTCccctttgtgtgtgttgtgatatatacatttctaataaacacattaaatgttgGGGAATGGTGCAAATGTTCAAGAAGCATGAACATTTTTGCTACGCACTGTAGTTGTCCTGTCAAGTGGAAAAGCAGTCTTTTAAAGGAGTTTTCTATAAACACTATACccaagaaacacaaagaaaatacgACAATTCACAGCTGTACATATTATGGATAAACTAACTGAAGTAAAAGCTGGTATTTTTTGAACATTCAAAACTATTTCTTCCCTTATAAATacacaagaaaacagaaaattgaccGAAAAGTTTGCAGGTGACATCTTACCTTCAATGCTCTCACAGCTGAGTGGCATCAATCTCTCGGAGGCACTCAAGTGTAGGACTGACCTACATCAACCTTTGCCCTACACAGGTAGTCTACTGTTCCTCGCTGGGCAAGAAAGCACAGTTTGGGCAACTTCAACAAGGCGATCAAAGTAGACTCTCCTGCCTCATTTAAGAGCTGAAGAAACTCGCATAATCCGACTAGAAACTGCTCACCAAGGCCAGAATGATCAGTTAAAGATCCACGGACAAAAGCGGATGAAAGGTTGTGGTCTTGACAAGGTGAAGACAACCTAATACCTGCAACACGCACCAGCCTGCAGCTACAGAAACCTGTTGTGTTTGCAATAATTACAGAGGCCGAGAACTGCTGGCTTTGCTCGGCAGGGACAAACATTGAGCAGGAGGGATATTTATGAATACCATAAGCCAAAAACAAAGTGGGTGTGGGGTGTTGTTAAGATACTTATCTGCTGAAATTGGTTTATGAAGACAGTTCTAATCAGAAATACACAATGAAGCATGCTAAAGAGGAAAAGATAACTCTATACAACTTCTGTCACAAGGAGAATAGATAAGACTTTGGCTCATAAGAGCTattcaaaagttgaaatttgCAATTATGCCTTTGTTTACTAGATGAACACATTTAAGAGGCAGATGTTTGAAATGTTATAAAAGCAAGGAAAAACGCTGGACATTTCAGAAACAGGTAGtagtgggttgtttttttttaattggaagcatttaaaatttacattaaaatactgCCAATACGTCCTCTTTTTCCTCAGTCCTGTGTTTGACTGAGGAACACAAGTCTGACACAGTCTGTGTTCCTCAGACTGTGACTGCAGGGGACTTTAGCTGGTGCTGAGCACTGTTTTATCGTTAAATATAGGGGAAAGTTTAACCGTCTTTCTGTGGTGACACATAGTTACTCCAAACACTGAGATCACACCACCCGGTCACACCATGGCCGTCCTGACCCAGAGTCCCTTCTGCTTGTAACTAGTGAATGATTAGTGAGGGGCTTGATCTGTGCCAAAAACCCAAACAGGAAGtctgaaactaaagaaaaacatttgaagtgtGATCCAGCTCATGGATGTTATATTATTGTTTACAATCAAGTATGATAAGGGGAAATTCCAGCCATTCCAGAAGATGTCCGTGGATTTATTACTGCGCTGACAATGCTGTGGTTTATgaataactatttttaaaaaaaaggtctgcTTGCTATACTGAAGAATTAGCATGCTCTGATATTTTGAGAAGTTAACCACTCTGGAAAATTCTGCCTTCCTAACCCTGAGATAAACTCAGGGTTATCTGGTCAAAGTCCTATTGTGCAATTTGTTCGGGTcttcatatttctatttttaatctcCTTTGAGTATTTCTAGCTTGGCACATTGCCATTCAGCTGACTGCTCACTTGGTTGTGATTGACTTCTTTGAAGCCTCTTTACGGTTGTTATCTGTGTAATCCCAAGGCATCTCCAAACTGTCCTGATAACCTGCAGTTTTGCCTTTCCTCACCTTTCTTCAACTCCAAATCAAAtgacactaaaaataaataaaaagtaattggGCAGGAAAACTTATTCTAAGATGCCTATATCAAGGTGCCAGTGTCTTTTACAATATTTAGAAAACTATATCAGTTATTAAAAACAGTTATTAAACCATGAAGTTGCTAAGAAGATACACAGACCAACCATGCTTTAAGCTGCCACTTAATGGCGCTCTCCCTAATGGTAACAGGCAATGTATTCCAGCACCTAAATCGtttaattgataaaatattctGCAAAGCAAAGATTTTCTAAACTGAACCTCACAGTCCAACCTGGAGGTCGACCTAATCCTATTTATGCcattttgctttaaagaaaaatactctAGGGATCATTATAGACTTATATTAGTAATGGAATTACTAATAAgtagcagaaaaataattaattgtaGTACctaataataattttgtctaatttattattttttctgccCATATGAACGTTACATTAAAAGTGCATACTTAAGCATTTTTTAGCAGTAAAGtttctgaaaattaaaacaacccTTGAGCTCTATAAAggttaaaaatgaaagcaatgTTTTACCACTGAAATAAAGTAGTAATGCAGACCAAATAGCTTTTGGCCAACAGCTAAtaaactcaagaagaagaagaaaaatggcgCCAGGTTCTCAAACACAAAGAATTCAAGTATATGCTCAACAACCTGATCAAACTTTCTATTATCCAATGTGGGAAATGGataatagaaatgtaaaaagtacACTCAATTATAAAACGTTACACAGTGCGCACATCTCTCCAAAGTTTTGCTAAATCTCGCAGGGGATCTAATCGATTAGCATGATGTCCCAAATCGCTACTGGATctggaaaaaaaccaaataattataATGCATTGATGAATCGTTATATTTATCCGACCCTTAATGCTAAACTCAAAACGTTTTTGTAACTGAAATACAACAGAAGGGAAAATATATTACTAGCTAACACGCTCATCTAATGCCGTACTGAAAACGTTTTTGTAACTGAAGTATAACAGAAATGAGCTAACAcgctcattttaatgctacccTCAAATAACCAGCTCTACATTTTATCaaccagaaaaacaacaacacctgTCTGTGTGTCTTCTAAACACACTTACAAATATGAAGGTTTTCCAGGGTACAATGATTATAAATTACCTTCAGAGTGGTAAGAGCCGTTTACTTTCTCCTAACTGCCCAAATTCTTGTTGTCAAGGTTACCGGAGAAAAGCACAGTAAAGATAGTTTGCTTCCAAGAGCGCTCACTCCGTCATGTTTCCTCGAATACAATATAAGAAAGGTCGTaaatttcaaagcatttttttttagccattctCAGTCATTGAATTTGCAAACTATGAACTTATTTTCCAactttttaatgtaacttattttcactataaattaaataatagtaTTTAACCGAATGGCAACACACTCCCACCTTGATTTCCCACTTTATATCACTACAAAATTCTCAAAATCCTTTGGCAGAAATGCACTACTTCTTTtttctacaatggccctaagaTGCCGTAACAGATTTTGCACGCTTCATgtataaaaagaaagacatatggttttcagtttgttttgggctttattgaataaatttattttcagtaataagaaCAGGgtcactttgtttaaaaaattttttgctatatttaatcatgtttaagaaagaataaaaaaaattatttgggtGCAGAAATGTAGGCTTTGCAATAAAAGTCTCtgaataaactttgttttaccttttgttaaaacttggttgtaaaaacaaaaactttgtgtcgtactttacattttcctgtgtaATAAAATTATGTTGGTAACAATTTTTATcctgattacaaattaaaagaatCCATCTGCATTTATGGGACAAATTTGCATCATTGCAGTTGGGGGCCACAAAATCAGTCCAAAGGctacaaatggcccccgggaaGCACTTTGGATACCCCAGACTTAATGGGTGGATGTGTTCACTGATTGTTCCCGTTTCACTTCTGTTTACTGGTGGTGGTTCTGATTGAGTGCTGGTTATTTGCACTCAAACATTTGTGTACTATCTTGTAGATCTACTTcactgtcatttttcttttttccaggaAGGTGCACTGCATTGTGTTGAGAGTTTGGGAAGAGAAACTGAATGTTgttgaatatatatatgttcCCTTTAGGGCTCCCTCTTTGGTTCTCTGCTTCAGCTGGAGCTACTGCTTTTTGGCACTGAAGGACATGTAGATGAACATCAAAATCAGCTTTCTGTTCCATCATTTCGGCTTCTTTTTCTGCGGGAATAGCAAATACGCTCATTTTATTGCAACACTCAAACATTATGTACACCACTCTCCATTTTTTAGACACGTCTGTCTTCCAAACATATAAATACTTATAAAGACGAAAGTTTTCCAAGGTACAAGGCGTATATAAATTACTTTCAGAGTGGCGAAGAGCCGTTTACTTTTTCCTAACTACCTACATTCTTGTTGACAAGGTTACcacagaaaaatacatcaaagataGTTTGCTCTTAAGAGCGCTCACTCAATCATATTTCTACAAATACAATATGACAAAGATCGTTTGTAATACACTGATCAAATGTCAAACCCCAACGCTGTTTAACCATTCTTAGCAGAATGTAGTCATACAATCAGATGTGTCAAAAGTACTCACATTCTCTACTTAAGTAGAGATACAGATACttgtatgaaaatatattacagtaaaagtaaaagtgcatgttttactcaagtaaaagtaaaaaagtacacgttttaaaatgcacttaagtacaaaaaataaacaagtaattGTCTCCTTCAATAatgcaaaattacattttataagtttaaaatagtttaaaagttCTGGtcaaaataagcttttttttgaTAACATGGACTGTGTTggtataaaatttaaatatactgATACAATCTAGTTTTTCTTCAAACCAAATCTCAATCAGGATAATCTAGATTGCACAGTTCtatgaataaatgtaattagttactaCCAAACTCTAATCCCTAATTTaattttatggataaaaaaactatatttgggatattgttttatataaaattccACTGTTTCTCTAAATTATTCCAAATTTGCATTAGAGATAAACTGGCTTGTTcttagaaaaatatacattttcaaaactgaaaaaaaaaaagattcagtcccaagttataaaatgtaaatataacatttcattgtttcgttgctattttaaaactatattaGGGATAAACTACAAATAATATATATAGTGTTGTTAACATTAGCAATATTTGTTGAgatttggactgtttttttGCAGTTCAAATATCATGTTATGGTGTTTGGACGGGAAAATGTCAAATCTGGCAACCCTCCCGTGAGGCGCATGCGCCATGCTGGATAGAAATATGGCGCAGCTTAGACGCGAGTagtgatggttttttttttttttttttacattctctAAAATGCCAGAATttccacagtttatttttttttttgtctgtatttctACTCTGTacttaaatcactttttttaaccaatattttatttactcttgAATAATTTTTGGACAATAACTTTTTACTCGCACTtgggtaaaatatatttaatatacttATATATAAACTCATACATGCTTCAAACTGGCAATCTGCACAAATTCTGACTGGTTTGGCGCTTCACTGAGATTGTCCATCCTCTACCACTGAATTATCGTTTTTAGTTAAAACAGTAACGTCACTGACATGCAATAGTAATTTTCTCTATTAGAGTTAAAGAACttagtcaaaataaaatacaattagtctttatttaaagcCATGTTAACCAACTTGCTGATAGatcaacatatttacatttcaaatgttcattttttgtCACAAGACTAACTTCTGTACAGACAGATGTCATCTCATGTTAACTTAAGTTCTTTAATCATTCtggacacatttaaataaaatagagcTGGATTTATAAACTGATGGCGTTCCTTTTCAATACGCTCATTGCTTAATTACACTGTTGTGAGACAAACAGTATAATTGCCTCTATATAAAATGTCAACAGCTCTGACTTTCATCAAGTTGTGTTTTTCCCTCCAACAACCTGATTTTCAAGGAGCTCTTAGCTAAAAGAAGGGATACTTCCGCATGTTGTGTAGTCAAAGCACAACATGAAAGAACTTAAGAAAGCCTGACAAACCACTGGTTTAATTAATCAGATAGAGAAAAATCCAGTTTCTTGAAAGGATGACTCCAGATGTTTTGACCGTTCAGTGCGAGTCTTTTATCCCGGCGGCCATTCCATCTGTCTTCCTCCCAGGACATGGATGTGAAGGTGGTAGACCGACTGAGATCCGTGCTTTCCATCATTGATCACTGCAAATTCAATGCAGGTAATTAAACAGCAATTactaatgaattttattttcaagaagcGTTTTTAATCAGCTGGATGAAAGTACCTACCCACTCTGTAGCCTTCGCTAAGAGATTCCTGCTTCGCCACATTTTTAGCAACAACCAACAAATGCCCCAAGAGCTGAATGTTGGAGAGAATATAAGCAAGACTTAATATTTTTAGACAAGAAAAAAGTAAGTAATTCACTCCATCTGCTCAGGTTTAGGTTTAACTTCTacaatttaagataaaattgcAGCCTGAACCAATTTAAAGTTCCTACCGAAATACAAATTTGTCAACGCGGAAATATCGACACCTACTGgtcaaagttatttttacacaaaactcAAACTGCATTATCTGTTGTGAGATTAAGTTTCATAAGGTTTATATTCAAACGATATTTGAAGTACCAAAATTTACAGAAAACGTTTTTGTCCGACTGATATAATTTTTAGTAATGAGTAAATTTCAGCTACTGAGTTCCGGGGTGGAAATTAGCATCCGCCACTGGCCAAATGCGGGTAAAAGTATGAAGTGGCGTGTAAATTGGAGCAGCGCATCCGCCACTGTGGCGGGTTgacaatttgaacagaaaaaaaaaaaaaaaaagctccattcagtttgaacttctgtcCAGGGGAGGACTGACCACCTGGGATACAGACTAatgcacatactgtatatgtggcGGCTCCAGgctgtcataatttaacaaaaacgtacatgaaatataatttttatcgACCGCGacagcccattggttgattGTATTGACGGACATTGGGCTGATCCAATGAAATCCCTCAGTCCTCCTTGACCCGCCCCTCCCCGTGCAAGATTATAAAAAGGGCCATTTCTGTTAACCGGAGTCCGAGCAGATACGGATATTCTCTAgttattttctaacttttcacatttttcttaaagacttttctgtttgcttttttaatactttaacatttataatgtagaaaaataaatctattaaaaagAGATAAGTGCCACTGTAGGAGGCAACAACTGACTAATTTAAAGATAATGATCttacaaaaaacatgcatttgcTAACTTAATTTCTTGTTATTTTGGGACTAAGTCACAGAATTGCAGCAGTTGGTGTCACAATGGATGCAAGATTTCTGTGAAGAGCTTCATACCTCAGCATCATCATCTTTAGCATAGCTTATTCGAGGAATGGGGACCCGTGGAATAACCAGGAAGTGAACAGGGGCCTGTGGACTGATATCCCTGAATGCCAAACActgaaaacaggacaaaaaattaaaacgtTTTCATTCCCTGTGGACTAGGTGAATGTTTGCAACACTGGTCCTGcaagttttcagtttgtctCTGCTAATTGATGACTAATGAACGGGCTTCTGCTGAACTGAAATCATTTGATTCATATGACAATGTTTTAGAGCCAAAAAGGAGtcaatttccaccaaaaaaacctcaaaaattttgagattaatctaaaatattttcaagaacaacaaaatttctgagtgccaaaagtaaaacaattgcAACAAACaactcagagattttttttttagaaaaatcttgTACATTTGTGAGtttctaagtaaaaaaaaaagacttttgaaactcatacGTTTTCTCTAGAATGTTTCTGATAccaatctcaaaatttctaaaaaataaaaattctagcaaagtttttactttttctaactcagaaatgtccctgttttattccagaaaacttctgagtttaatctaaattttttgtatctacaatggccctaataccagaatttggaaacatttaactAGTAGGTCATGTGAGTTAGTAAAACTTAACATCTTCCTGGTTCTTCACCTTGTCATCTTCATAGATAATATCTGCAGGGATGCTTTTATCAATCACTTTGGAGAAGATGGTTGGACCTGGAGAGCCGTATCTTTTGCTGGCCTCCTCTGCCAGCTTCACCTCATCACTTTTAGCGCAGAGTGATCTCTGAAatgcacagacaaaaaaaaaacaaccccaaacatattaataaaagaaaataaagcgaTCATTCAGGCAGGGTAGATTTGTGGATGAAGCAAACCTCTTGGTGGTGGGACACTGAAGCTTCCCCACAGCCACCAACATTGCTACCAGGGTGTGTGTTGTGAAAATGCTCAGCAACAGTAAacgaaatgaaaatgtttatgatAATAAGCAAACGGGTTGGTTTTATAGCGGCTACCTCGGCTCGATAAACACGCTGGAGAGGGTTGAACAGACACGCTCTGGTCCCGACCAACTGCGTCCGAAAAATACTTCGAAAATACATGTCTATTATAGTTTACTGTTGATAATGTTTCAGGTTTTATCTACGTTTTGACACCAAAATGCTTCACAAACTCAGGAACTCCAAACAAAACACGCCAAGCTAATGCTGCCTTCATGTACATCTCGTAAAAATTAAACTAATCTGAGTGCCAGAAGCcagttttctaaaacaaatatttttaaaaagtcagctttttaattttctaaaaataaattctgtccccgtttttcaaattattatttacgAAAGTAATAGTAAACACATGAACACATCTAAGAATTTCAGGTCACCGGCCCCTTGAgtactggagtttgacaccttgCAACAAAAATATCCGACGGTTTGTGAGTGGCTCTAAAGGCGACATCAATGACGTATTTAAGGGGTCGCTTCAAGAGCAGCAGTGTTTAAAGCGCTGATTAATACACCTTGCTCATAAAAGAAATTCACCTTTTAAACGTTTTACCCTTTCCAGAACTTTTATAAAtcaatcataataataaaaaaaatgcttttttgacaaaataaataaataaaatgtttaaaaaaaatcctttaattaTGTGTTCACACCACATACTTACAAAGTTTCAAAGAAcaaacagagcaaaacaaaaataaaacaaacaaacaaatccccAAAATGAATCCAAAATCTAGTGGGGTGTATTGTACATACAACATAAAAATTCTGAACAAAACATTGACGTACAAATTGTTTCAAAGAAGAGGTAAACTTAAAAgcatttttgacttaaaaatggCATTAAAATTGTAACTCATTCTTGCACTtcataaagtaattattttttttaaagaagcaacATTTGTGTAGTTAATGTTTGGATAATATCGGAATATTATTTACATCGTAGTCAATATTATgatcattaataaaaaataattattaattattaacaaGTTTAACCTCTTGGATGGCTATATCTGTTAAAAGTACCCAGATAAACTGGTGAAGATCCGGCCAAATTACAAATTATCCAGATCCTCAGTTACTTTCTCACATTATAAACATTTATCCACATCCACTTGAAAACTTTATCTCAGAAAGTCACTAGTTGgatacatttttatcattttaaattataagTTGAAGTTGGTACCACCACCTCTCCGTAACAGCTGGTGGCGCTATTGCACTGGTTTGTTGTTATTTAAACCTGAATAAAATCCACGAGGAAGAACTCAAAGAAGCAACATGGCGGCCCGCATAAGGCTGCCCTTGCTGCTCCCGAGAAGTTTTCCTCCACTTAGATCCCTGAAATATGTCCACACCGAAGCAGCTGCGAAGGAGCCTCAGTATCCGCCCATAGTCGCCTCTCTGACGGCTAAAAGCAAATCCGCCCGGCTGCGGCAGAACGAGGAGCGCATTAAAATGATCTCCTCCTCTCCTGTGGAGGAGAAGCTGTCCCTCATCACTCACATCCAGCGGATGAAATTTGTCGTCTACCCTCAGACATTCTCACGAAACCCGGACAGCTGGTACCAGCACTTCACCAAAACCGCGTACATCCCGGGCCTTCCGGAGAAGTTCAACCCGGGTACGGAGGGCTCCCAGTCGGCCGCGGATCAACCGGCTGCCCCTGAGATCGACGATGCTGCGTTCAATGAAATCCGAGATCTGGTCACCCGTGTGATTTTACACGAGCACTGGCACAAGATGAGGAAGCGCAAACCTTTTCTGTACAAACACCAGGAGCAGGTGGTCGGTCCCTTCCTGAAGACCCTGGTTTCTGATCTCACCCACAGCCTGGCCAAATACAACCCGCTGCTGCGGCTCTCCAGTCTGGGTACGGATGATGACGTTCACAATAAATCACCAACAAAGGTTTATTTATGGATTGCTACATTTAGACTGTATTTTTTACTGAATGGTCATTTGTGAAGAGAGTAAAGGTGTGTGATAATGCATATTTTGGTATCGAGCCGATACTATGTAAATACAGGAACCGgagttttgtacattttatgcTCAATTACTGCTCAATTTTTCCAGTTACTTTTCTAACTGGATTGATTTGAATTGATTTAGGATCAAATTGGATTCTGTTACTGAATGTTAATTGGATCTGTTTCGACTGCATTTGTCATGAGTTGTcgttaaaaagttttttttcagcacAGTTTTGTCCTGTAAAATTAATAGTGAATCTCAAAATGTAAGTCTCTAAAGCCAGTTTAATACCGACACCTCTCTGTCACCCACATAAACCAGTGTTCCTCTTTCAGTGatggtttttgtttctgatgtttgttttcttcttcttcttcagatcTCAGTCCACAGGTGAACTTTTATtggaggaggggaaaaagaatAATCCCGAGAGGCCACCGCAGAGGCCGACAGGAGCCAATCAGGTTTCAGATCGATGACCATCCCCACAGCCAGATCAGAATACCTCAGCAGCTACCGCAGGTTAAAAAACCCCCCATCTCTTTACAGTAGGAATAGAAAAATACAGATATCAATACATGTATTctgttaactttattttattttcctgtcatGTGTTTCATCAGTTTGCTCCACTGGAAGCGTCTTACACAGCTGAGGTCCCAGAAATCCACCTTGCCCCCAACGTCATGCCTCTGTTCAGAAGGCAATATGACAACAACATCTTCACAGGTAAAACTcctaaaactaaaagaaatagTCAAACCTCATATCTCATATTTAGAGGCACAATAAAGGGGAATCAaatcaagaacaaaataaaaaaacgtttcTATCCAAGAACCAGAAGAAATAACTTCTTAGTATTTTCGTTCACACAAGATCAAAATACTCCAAGTACTTTGTGGAAGAAGTAAGTAAAAGGTAGCCAAAGTTTAAGCTTTAATATTAAAGTATAAGTTCTAGTCTTAGTATTAGTGCATACTCCATGAGAGTATTCTTAAATAAATCAAGTACAgtttataaaaagtaaacttCAAGGATACTGCCTGTTTtaagtataaaataaatactcaaaGTAAACCTGAAAAAACTattctttgctttttgtattattatgaaCTTAGAGTTAACACAATGTTTTTCATAACTCtgctttcctctgtttttccaGGAGCGAAGCTGCCAGACCCAGCCTGCTACGGTCACACTCAGTTCCATCTGGTACCGGACCGGTACCACAGAGACCGGCTGGCTCGGCAGCAGCATTCGGACCAGGTAGAGCCCTTCCTCCGAGCCAATGCCGCCGCCAGCCTGTTTGCCTGGACCGGCGCTCAGGCCATGTACCAAGGTCAGAAAACcagcattttactgcttttcatTCTGTGATGCTGGTTTCTCTGATACTGAAGAAAAAGGTTCAAGTATTGAGAAGCTGCATATcatcacaaaatgtgttttgaaaacaaaataatttggattGAGCAAAAGTCacttat
This window encodes:
- the LOC114153954 gene encoding uncharacterized protein LOC114153954 isoform X2, with translation MYFRSIFRTQLVGTRACLFNPLQRVYRAERSLCAKSDEVKLAEEASKRYGSPGPTIFSKVIDKSIPADIIYEDDKCLAFRDISPQAPVHFLVIPRVPIPRISYAKDDDAELLGHLLVVAKNVAKQESLSEGYRVVINDGKHGSQSVYHLHIHVLGGRQMEWPPG
- the LOC114153954 gene encoding uncharacterized protein LOC114153954 isoform X1; its protein translation is MYFRSIFRTQLVGTRACLFNPLQRVYRAEVAAIKPTRLLIIINIFISFTVAEHFHNTHPGSNVGGCGEASVSHHQERSLCAKSDEVKLAEEASKRYGSPGPTIFSKVIDKSIPADIIYEDDKCLAFRDISPQAPVHFLVIPRVPIPRISYAKDDDAELLGHLLVVAKNVAKQESLSEGYRVVINDGKHGSQSVYHLHIHVLGGRQMEWPPG
- the mrps30 gene encoding large ribosomal subunit protein mL65, whose protein sequence is MAARIRLPLLLPRSFPPLRSLKYVHTEAAAKEPQYPPIVASLTAKSKSARLRQNEERIKMISSSPVEEKLSLITHIQRMKFVVYPQTFSRNPDSWYQHFTKTAYIPGLPEKFNPGTEGSQSAADQPAAPEIDDAAFNEIRDLVTRVILHEHWHKMRKRKPFLYKHQEQVVGPFLKTLVSDLTHSLAKYNPLLRLSSLDLSPQVNFYWRRGKRIIPRGHRRGRQEPIRFQIDDHPHSQIRIPQQLPQFAPLEASYTAEVPEIHLAPNVMPLFRRQYDNNIFTGAKLPDPACYGHTQFHLVPDRYHRDRLARQQHSDQVEPFLRANAAASLFAWTGAQAMYQGFWDYQDVSRPFVSQAVITDGHFFSFFCYQLNTLALSVETDANNPRKNLLWGTESLRLYEGVQDGAVVGLDDGVLRLLVQFLMNRPHS